One Chaetodon trifascialis isolate fChaTrf1 chromosome 12, fChaTrf1.hap1, whole genome shotgun sequence DNA window includes the following coding sequences:
- the tmem223 gene encoding transmembrane protein 223 → MGLQRLLCGALECYSRQLRLVNIQQKVIQNASPQTSVAGLCSRVFVHTSRLGVAHRELVGRRSLCTSTQPSRDVTLFEHDRSRFFRLLSLFCGGQFLFWTYLGHFAYTGLRDTRASTEKRKAAAPTTTGLAGMWSFEMNLGSNTWRYGFTLGCLAIGAGIAGLGLLFCRRSVNQVVLHKGGTMVTVCTQSPLGPGRGQRITVPLSQVACHAHRHEAPSFIPLRIKGHKFYFLLDKEGTVNNARLFDVTVGAYRPV, encoded by the coding sequence ATGGGTTTACAGCGTTTGCTCTGCGGGGCACTGGAGTGTTATTCCAGACAGCTTCGACTCGTTAACATTCAGCAAAAAGTCATTCAAAATGCGTCTCCACAGACGTCTGTGGCAGGTCTGTGCAGCAGGGTATTCGTCCACACAAGCCGCCTCGGTGTCGCTCACAGAGAGCTGGTCGGCCGCCGCAGCCTCTGCACCTCCACCCAGCCCTCTAGAGACGTCACCCTGTTCGAGCACGACAGGAGCCGCTTCTTCCGGCTCCTGTCGCTCTTCTGCGGCGGGCAGTTTCTCTTCTGGACGTACCTGGGCCACTTCGCTTACACCGGGCTCAGAGACACGCGAGCTTCTACAGAGAAACGGAAAGCCGCGGCGCCCACCACCACCGGGCTGGCTGGGATGTGGAGTTTTGAGATGAACCTGGGCTCAAACACCTGGAGGTACGGCTTCACGCTGGGGTGCCTGGCGATAGGAGCAGGGATAGCCGGGCTCGGTCTTCTGTTTTGCCGGCGCTCTGTCAACCAGGTGGTTTTACACAAAGGTGGGACGATGGTGACAGTTTGCACGCAGTCGCCTTTGGGACCAGGCCGAGGGCAGAGAATAACAGTCCCGCTGTCCCAGGTCGCCTGTCACGCTCACAGGCACGAGGCCccctccttcatccctctcaGGATCAAAGGACACAAGTTCTACTTTCTCCTGGACAAAGAGGGGACCGTGAACAACGCCAGGCTGTTTGATGTCACTGTCGGGGCTTACCGGCCAGTGTAA